From Oncorhynchus tshawytscha isolate Ot180627B linkage group LG11, Otsh_v2.0, whole genome shotgun sequence, the proteins below share one genomic window:
- the LOC112262334 gene encoding doublecortin domain-containing protein 2-like, whose amino-acid sequence MSGTSGRAVLPQPPTKTIVVYRNGDAFFPGRKFVINQRQMSTFDSFLCSVTRGVEAPFGAVRNVYTPREGHKIHDLVNLQHGERYVAAGGERFKKLDYYHITTKKPQKKKNEQIRPVVHSRIVVSARWRKIINESCTINVFTNGDVLVPPARILIPKYTLTNWESVLAMVTERVHLRTGAVYRLCTLDGTTLLGPEELENNQYYVAVGAEKFRFSPYFQWVPSRGIIRENSHHAVNNDSLPVPVPTRKGKHAKFAHTGSGDDLEHTARGHPKNATESYFYAKPEKERETAKQQRQVSRLPLLYTTGEGSVFRAKDKRSETVGAAEVQEDGRVMVDLPIDQVEAKVVPEEEQYVRRNSRPAGETQSPYKAFLQSSDASRKASAPSSGRGESGRGTGLTSSRDGGLKSPLEAEPQETKEEVEAVSSSNLCGIRSRMSKFFKEKRKK is encoded by the exons ATGTCTGGGACTTCAGGTAGAGCGGTGCTCCCTCAACCTCCAACAAAAACTATTGTTGTCTACAGGAATGGGGATGCTTTTTTCCCTGGACGAAAGTTTGTTATAAATCAACGACAGATGTCAACGTTTGACAGCTTTTTGTGCTCTGTCACGCGTGGGGTTGAGGCTCCTTTTGGAGCGGTCCGAAATGTTTACACTCCAAGGGAAGGGCACAAAATCCATGACCTCGTCAACTTGCAGCACGGGGAGAGATATGTTGCAGCCGGAGGAGAGCGTTTCAAAAAGCTTGA TTATTACCATATAACAACGAAGAAACCACAGAAAAAGAAGAATGAACAG ATCCGACCTGTAGTTCACAGTAGAATAGTTGTTTCTGCTCGCTGGAGGAAAATAATAAACGAGTCATGCACTAtcaa tgtttttACCAATGGAGATGTGTTGGTTCCTCCAGCTCGGATACTGATACCAAAGTATACTCTCACAAACTGGGAAAGTGTCTTGGCCATGGTGACCGAGAGGGTACATCTGCGCACTGGTGCTGTGTACAG ACTGTGCACATTAGATGGGACTACTTTACTTGGGCCAGAGGAGCTAGAGAACAACCAGTACTATGTTGCTGTGGGAGCTGAGAAGTTCCGCTTCTCGCCATACTTCCAGTGGGTCCCCAGCAGAGGAATCATCCGGGAGAACAGTCATCATGC AGTCAACAATgacagtctcccagtccctgttccCACAAGGAAAGGCAAACATGCAAAA TTTGCTCACACAGGCTCTGGAGATGACCTTGAGCACACAGCCAGGGGCCATCCCAAGAACGCCACAGAGTCTTACTTCTACGCcaagccagagaaagagagagagacagccaaacAACAGAGGCAGGTGTCCAGACTCCCACTTCTTTACACAACAGGCG AAGGCAGTGTGTTCCGTGCGAAAGACAAAAGAAGTGAAACTGTGGGAGCAGCTGAGGTCCAGGAAGATGGCAGAGTGATGGTGGACCTGCCAATTGACCAG GTTGAGGCCAAGGTAGTCCCGGAGGAAGAGCAGTATGTCCGGAGGAATTCTAGGCCGGCCGGTGAGACCCAGAGTCCCTACAAAGCCTTCCTCCAAAGCTCTGATGCATCCAGGAAG gCCTCGGCCCCCTCGTCTGGTCGCGGGGAGTCAGGTAGAGGCACTGGTCTGACCAGCTCCAGAGACGGAGGACTAAAGTCGCCGCTGGAAGCTGagccacag GAGACTAAAGAGGAGGTGGAGGCAGTGTCGTCCTCAAATCTGTGCGGAATACGGTCACGGATGTCCAAGTTCTTCAAGG